In Tenebrio molitor chromosome 6, icTenMoli1.1, whole genome shotgun sequence, one genomic interval encodes:
- the LOC138133687 gene encoding mucin-2-like isoform X1, giving the protein MKVFYLLVFFCLLSADAQRRSVKSELLSENESPPKSARRGRARFTVTTDTPEVEEHKRPDPPGRRLTSRRRPETHTEAPIRKTYEVEEVVDDTPIEPFRKSGKSRVLTENKFEAHNAPSSNALFQSATTESLDEALKSVDTGVVDTTSSSEPSSSTVSTNLESSASELTSGEISKIDNEISRSQPETTTPITSRTTRRSNGRSRSHGGAAPSPTVASRARSRSRATRKPEEQSIATPAPSRPVHRGSRRRADSTGAEARTRGPSVIGAAETVELPSRSRTGRKIPGGTRRSEEKAPEKITIDLPQPRRSNGRKSVEVTTGRSRLRSRSREVPPVIDEQKLEVLPLFERETKTVRPVRKLVSRRRNLNSAEEVETSATENDVKVAPKPPRQSVVVETRTESSVKRRKTNKLVTQGTKPTVKSTIKSTTKPAVKKSVKPVIKESVVSEVTEVTSKRTVTRKKLLPRTNFESPGFTSRGVKKSEVNLTAVKKNKSGLTSSEEEIDDSDNYPEQFKALLQAKKQKKESRPLHRVVTASPTITKTTEKVVNSLSSTTTQATTSEASRQLEDSENELDPKSARPTRRRFSHSTATRPTRKSKVVARSTTAAPPKDHRFHAKFNTEQEATTASSVRPTRGFSPKPPRGLYSSRKNKESYAKSKSGSSTTTAQIPIPKKHNRYSSRYRNDASSRGAIRTSTNAPAYLPTIPTITPPTTSVKSAFQDKDLGVEVISFDDPVNTVPSANLVSGEYLASSTENHLTSPLVSASQTKTTEKPVSIIERIINSITAISTTEVPHPTRLTTPTTETPTKESAILKLATKKSTKLDKTQTTQKIPVVTVTSEKPTTIIERILSSLSAIQVDNSTDSKNFKSKQVGTNFNTISSPSTTPITRVTKSTLPAQFSTSVNPLIVLDEISNEQTLQKRTIGKLLALLNTLTSTTASSHPTQLVVVTPKTTNYVVGTSAATTTTTVPTTTVPSTTTTTDQLFTSPNPGGASLGSRSKPPESTTVRYTSTPTITTLSTQAPTTPFAITSTPSPTLTSSEASSTSTTPGDFANELAPLPLSIESGVTSLAIDSTTPSTTDSSLSVSSTLPTTELAVDTETAFAFPSTIPALVNFEVSPGSVSIFSANDLSNAITPDDFRSTTITIPGRTNIPETVITTQSSTEGTTPLQTTTPIPNSADSNATTQTVNVESRIGTESSTAGTATTVPSTTTAGTATTVPSTTTGSTATTVPSTTAVGVTQAPSTTQIPSTTAPGGTQAPSTTAASGTEMPGTTLPPSTTAGATVAPSTTVSPGTTVANPVALSAVTTDSATQAPSTTAAGTTQAPSTTAAGTTQVPSSTVAGTTQASSSTVAGTTEAPSSTAASATTAASPNPLSIAGGTTLAPSTTPAATTTLAPTTTAANNTTQDITSNEIDTTGSPEKSNQTSTVSSSTNTPPRSSGRSGRLLNIVQDPVQNSIETTTSRNKDYFIFAVLNNNTVLRKRPSRFPTKDTPFLIVGVYPNNTIVRKFPNGSFVPMEPVIRVSGFDTRENPPPLPEITSNQVTPDQGSRPENKNLQTVDQNTIPPLVANPLSLSTVNNATTTTGTTPSSTVPTVQANPLSISSTSSSTNESSTSPTTISSSSTPVAAVTTTPGTTTSSTAPTATLPTLTEILNGRTVQAFNSIINISDLSKVQTLDVDPKTNRVLNADEIKDKTNIVFRWKPVTSPTYTFDVIKSNPVTTTLPTPTLSNRILDDPVALATSSLPTTQQPTTTTTTAAPTTTTAAPTTTTAPPTTTTAPPTTTTASTTTTLPPTTTATATTRRQRTTVLPLSQPATTTFRTTTGFPSTTFFPTFLTTLFSTIRPRRLSTTESPITIVTPISNRVQPTTTPRIGINTISGDLAAASTTRTVSTTPVPTTTLLSTLPVSTTIRSTRRRGTAPTTTALPVTTTVLTTTIPTSTASASARNARRSTAAPKVTSTSATKKLKKLTEQQKKDLETLAQLEMEQAAILKQLAFLTNLNFAGMKPTTEKNDLANRIIALAVERDKGREKVTTVASETLSSEGSRQAKKIAPSDEQSLEELVKQLNIATPSTLTTQYGKSNDAIVAALLKEQGIGPTTPKIVEDIYSQTTTTTRRPKPKPTTRAPGPLMQSLNWLLNVLAPPTTKRPRPKPKPKPKPKPEPTSEELLTHQPTHITPVVTPAPRQNIVSSLSQEDIQKLIKQLEQIQKDPKNSQNLDFSSINSLQSLIGSNGVQVSSAGTTGTTTRETTPLSTTKTRVAKSTTAIPLSVSNSIVDDDFVSTTTTKPRVSLPPVKLRPVPGIEDSDTLVRGQLINAAVNVTRAISSFLGTALQDAAHQFTRVFSSGSANLNDYFGSRFVLTNITNISGATSNV; this is encoded by the exons AAATCTGAACTACTCTCTGAAAATGAATCTCCACCCAAATCCGCTAGAAGAGGCAGAGCAAGATTTACAGTAACGACGGATACTCCTGAAGTCGAAGAACACAAACGTCCTGACCCTCCCGGTCGAAGACTGACCTCCAGGAGACGACCTGAAACACACACTGAAGCCCCCATTCGAAAAACCTACGAAGTCGAGGAAGTCGTCGATGACACTCCCATAGAACCGTTCAGAAAATCGGGAAAATCTAGAGTACtgacagaaaataaatttgaagctCACAACGCTCCATCCTCTAACGCTTTGTTCCAATCAGCAACCACCGAAAGTCTAGATGAGGCGTTAAAGAGTGTTGATACTGGTGTTGTCGATACTACTTCTTCGTCAGAACCATCATCATCAACTGTTTCCACCAATTTGGAATCATCAGCGTCGGAACTGACTTCTGGTGAAATTTCTAAGATTGATAACGAAATCAGTCGGAGTCAACCTGAAACCACAACTCCTATAACGTCTAGAACCACGAGAAGAAGTAATGGAAGATCGAGGAGTCATGGAGGAGCTGCGCCTAGTCCTACTGTTGCTTCAAGAGCTCGTTCGAGAAGTAGAGCGACGAGAAAACCTGAAGAGCAAAGCATAGCAACACCTGCACCTAGTAGACCAGTGCACAGAGGATCAAGAAGACGAGCTGATAGCACTGGTGCTGAAGCTAGGACCAGAGGACCGTCCGTGATTGGTGCTGCTGAAACAGTAGAATTACCATCGCGTTCGCGTACTGGTAGAAAGATTCCAGGAGGGACTAGACGAAGTGAAGAAAAAGCTCCTGAGAAAATCACGATTGATTTGCCACAACCGCGCAGATCTAATGGTAGAAAAAGTGTTGAGGTGACAACTGGAAGAAGTCGGTTGAGGTCTCGTTCTAGAGAGGTACCGCCTGTGATAGATGAACAAAAACTAGAGGTGTTACCGCTTTTTGAAAGAGAAACCAAAACTGTCAGACCTGTGAGGAAGTTGGTGTCGAGACGACGCAATCTCAATTCTGCAGAAGAAGTTGAAACTAGCGCTACCGAGAATGATGTTAAAGTGGCTCCGAAGCCCCCGAGGCAGTCTGTAGTTGTGGAAACCAGAACCGAGTCGAGTGTCAAAAGGCGGAAGACGAATAAACTAGTAACGCAAGGCACTAAACCGACTGTTAAATCGACGATTAAGTCGACGACTAAGCCTGCAGTTAAGAAATCGGTAAAACCAGTAATTAAGGAGTCGGTGGTATCGGAAGTGACGGAAGTTACGTCGAAGAGAACCGTCACTAGGAAGAAACTCTTGCCCAGGACCAATTTTGAGAGTCCTGGGTTTACATCGAGGGGTGTGAAAAAATCAGAAGTGAATTTGACTGCTGTCAAGAAGAATAAATCGGGCTTGACGAGTTCTGAGGAAGAGATCGACGATAGCGACAATTATCCGGAACAGTTTAAAGCGTTGTTGCAGGcgaagaaacagaaaaaa GAGTCAAGGCCGCTGCATCGTGTGGTAACAGCATCTCCGACAATCACGAAGACTACGGAGAAGGTCGTGAACTCTTTGTCCAGCACCACGACTCAAGCCACCACTTCGGAAGCCAGCCGCCAG CTCGAGGATTCCGAAAACGAACTGGACCCGAAGTCTGCGAGGCCGACGAGACGCCGCTTTTCCCACAGCACGGCCACCAGGCCCACCAGGAAGAGCAAGGTCGTCGCCAGGTCCACCACGGCTGCGCCGCCCAAAGACCACCGATTCCACGCCAAGTTCAACACGGAGCAAGAAGCGACGACCGCCAGTTCGGTGAGGCCGACCAGGGGATTCTCGCCGAAGCCTCCCAGAGGACTGTACAGCAGCAGAAAGAACAAGGAAAGCTACGCGAAGAGCAAGAGCGGTAGTAGTACTACCACGGCGCAG ATTCCGATTCCGAAAAAACACAACCGGTACAGCTCGAGATATCGCAACGACGCCTCTTCGAGAGGAGCGATTCGGACCAGCACCAACGCCCCGGCGTATTTGCCAACCATACCGACCATTACCCCGCCGACCACTTCG GTAAAATCGGCATTCCAAGATAAAGATTTGGGCGTGGAGGTAATCAGTTTCGATGACCCTGTGAATACGGTACCTTCAGCAAATCTAGTTAGCGGAGAATACCTCGCTTCCTCTACTGAAAATCACCTAACTAGTCCCTTG GTATCAGCATCCCAAACCAAGACCACGGAAAAACCCGTTTCGATCATAgaaagaataataaattcgATAACAGCCATATCCACGACCGAAGTACCCCACCCGACCAGACTGACGACACCCACAACAGAAACCCCGACAAAAGAGTCCGCCATCTTAAAActggcgacaaaaaaatcgaCAAAACTTGACAAAACCCAGaccacccaaaaaatcccCGTCGTGACAGTGACTAGCGAGAAACCCACAACAATCATCGAAAGAATTCTCAGTTCTCTGTCGGCTATCCAAGTTGATAACTCGACGGatagtaaaaatttcaaatcgaAACAAGTAGGTACAAACTTTAATACAATTAGTTCTCCGTCCACCACACCTATCACTAGAGTGACTAAATCAACGCTTCCTGCACAATTCAGCACTTCTGTGAATCCTTTGATTGTATTAGATGAGATTTCGAATGAACAAACCCTGCAAAAGCGCACCATAGGTAAATTGTTAGCTCTTCTGAACACTCTAACGTCGACGACGGCAAGCTCACACCCCACACAACTAGTCGTGGTCACACCGAAAACCACCAATTACGTAGTTGGGACTAGCGCTGCCACCACCACCACAACAGTACCCACGACAACAGTACCAAGCACAACAACGACCACAGATCAACTCTTCACGTCTCCAAATCCAGGTGGTGCGTCTTTGGGTTCAAGATCAAAACCTCCGGAGTCCACCACGGTCAGATACACTTCAACTCCAACAATCACGACATTGAGCACACAAGCACCGACAACTCCGTTCGCGATTACTTCGACACCATCACCCACACTCACCTCGAGCGAAGCCTCCTCAACCAGCACCACTCCTGGAGATTTTGCAAACGAACTCGCACCACTTCCTCTTTCTATCGAGTCAGGTGTTACTAGTCTAGCGATAGATTCAACAACTCCGTCCACTACTGATTCTTCACTATCAGTTAGTTCCACTTTACCGACTACCGAACTCGCTGTTGATACTGAAACAGCTTTTGCCTTCCCTTCAACAATACCGGCACTAGTCAATTTCGAAGTAAGTCCAGGCAGCGTGTCTATCTTCTCTGCTAATGATCTATCTAATGCAATAACCCCAGATGATTTTCGAAGTACCACCATAACTATTCCGGGCAGAACTAATATTCCAGAGACTGTCATAACAACTCAGTCGAGTACTGAGGGCACAACTCCTCTTCAAACTACTACTCCTATTCCTAATTCTGCTGATAGTAACGCAACCACTCAAACAGTCAATGTAGAGAGTCGAATTGGTACGGAAAGCAGCACTGCTGGTACCGCTACGACAGTTCCGAGTACCACGACTGCTGGTACTGCTACGACGGTTCCGAGCACCACAACTGGTAGTACCGCTACGACGGTTCCGAGTACCACAGCTGTTGGTGTTACGCAGGCACCTAGCACGACACAGATACCTAGTACTACAGCTCCCGGTGGTACACAGGCTCCCAGTACGACGGCTGCTAGTGGTACAGAGATGCCTGGTACGACACTGCCTCCTAGTACAACTGCCGGTGCGACAGTGGCTCCCAGTACCACTGTCAGTCCCGGTACGACAGTAGCCAATCCGGTTGCGCTGTCTGCAGTTACTACGGACAGTGCTACACAGGCACCTAGTACGACAGCTGCCGGTACTACACAGGCACCTAGTACGACAGCTGCCGGTACTACACAGGTTCCGAGCTCCACAGTTGCTGGTACTACACAGGCTTCGAGCTCGACAGTTGCTGGCACCACAGAGGCTCCGAGCTCGACGGCGGCCAGTGCTACCACAGCTGCCAGTCCTAATCCTTTGAGTATAGCTGGCGGTACTACGTTAGCTCCCAGTACTACGCCCGCCGCTACTACCACTCTGGCTCCGACTACTACCGCTGCAAATAACACAACTCAGGACATTACATCTAACGAAATCGATACGACGGGCTCGCCCGAGAAATCTAATCAAACTAGCACTGTCAGTTCATCGACTAATACACCCCCAAGGTCGTCGGGTCGTTCCGGACGTCTTTTGAACATAGTTCAGGACCCTGTCCAAAACTCAATTGAAACAACGACGAGCCGAAACAAAGACTACTTCATCTTCGCCGTTCTAAATAACAATACTGTATTGCGTAAACGACCAAGTAGATTCCCGACTAAAGATACACCCTTCCTTATTGTTGGCGTGTACCCTAACAACACTATAGTGAGAAAGTTCCCAAATGGTTCCTTTGTTCCAATGGAACCTGTTATAAGGGTAAGCGGATTCGATACGCGCGAAAACCCTCCACCCTTACCGGAAATAACCAGTAACCAAGTAACACCCGACCAGGGCAGCCGAccggaaaataaaaatcttcaaaCG GTCGACCAAAATACAATTCCTCCTCTTGTGGCAAATCCATTGTCGTTAAGTACTGTAAATAATGCAACTACAACCACCGGAACTACACCTAGTAGTACCGTACCTACGGTTCAAGCAAACCCGTTGTCGATTAGTAGTACTAGTAGCAGCACAAACGAAAGTAGCACCTCTCCCACCACTATCAGTAGCAGTAGTACACCAGTCGCAGCAGTTACTACGACTCCTGGTACTACAACATCTAGCACAGCTCCCACTGCCACTCTGCCTACTCTGACAGAAATCTTGAACGGAAGGACAGTGCAAGCTTTTAATAGCATCATAAATATCTCCGATCTTAGTAAAGTCCAGACTCTTGACGTCGACCCAAAG ACCAATCGTGTTTTGAATGCTGACGAGATTAAAGACAAAACAAACATAGTTTTTCGATGGAAACCTGTCACCAGTCCGACGTATACTTTTGACGTAATCAAG AGTAATCCAGTGACGACGACACTGCCAACTCCAACTCTTTCCAACAGAATTCTAGATGATCCAGTTGCCTTGGCAACATCTTCATTACCGACAACTCAACAGCCAACAACAACCACTACAACAGCTGCTCCTACAACTACAACAGCTGCTCCAACAACTACAACAGCTCCTCCTACAACTACAACAGCTCCTCCTACAACTACAACTGCCTCCACGACTACAACCCTGCCACCTACGACCACTGCTACCGCAACAACAAGAAGACAACGTACAACAGTACTGCCATTGTCTCAACCTGCCACCACAACTTTCCGAACCACTACTGGTTTCCCATCGACGACGTTCTTCCCGACATTCTTGACCACTCTGTTTTCGACAATTCGTCCGAGAAGATTGTCGACGACCGAGTCACCAATCACTATTGTAACACCAATCTCGAATAGAGTGCAACCTACTACGACTCCACGAATCGGTATTAACACAATCAGTGGTGATTTAGCAGCCGCGAGTACTACAAGAACGGTTAGTACGACACCCGTACCAACTACCACGCTTTTGTCGACGTTACCAGTTAGTACCACGATTAGAAGTACTAGGAGACGAGGTACTGCACCTACAACTACTGCATTACCAGTTACAACTACAGTTTTGACAACGACGATTCCGACCAGTACTGCCAGTGCCAGTGCAAGAAATGCTAGAAGGAGTACTGCCGCACCGAAAGTTACTAGTACTAGTGCTACGAAGAAGCTTAAGAAGTTAACGGAGCAGCAGAAGAAGGATTTAGAAACGTTGGCACAACTGGAGATGGAGCAAGctgcaattttgaaacaactaGCATTTTTAACTAATTTG AATTTCGCTGGTATGAAGCCTACAACCGAGAAGAATGACCTGGCTAATAGG ataattgCGTTGGCTGTCGAGCGCGATAAGGGTAGAGAGAAAGTTACTACTGTTGCTTCGGAGACTCTATCGTCTGAAGGAAGTCGTCAAGCCAAGAAAATAGCGCCTTCAGATGAACAAAGTCTCGAAGAGTTGGTCAAACAACTGAACATTGCAACTCCTTCGACCCTGACTACTCAATATGGAAAAAGCAACGATGCCATCGTGGCTGCGTTACTTAAAGAACAAGGAATTGGACCAACAACACCCAAAATAGTAGAAGACATTTACAGTCAAACCACTACAACTACCCGAAGACCCAAACCTAAACCTACCACACGAGCGCCAGGTCCTCTCATGCAAAGCTTGAACTGGTTGCTCAACGTCCTAGCTCCACCTACTACAAAAAGACCTAGACCTAAACCCAAACCAAAACCTAAACCCAAGCCTGAACCAACTTCAGAAGAATTATTGACGCACCAACCCACCCATATCACACCAGTCGTGACACCAGCACCACGACAAAATATCGTCAGTTCTTTGTCGCAAGAAGACATACAGAAGCTGATCAAACAGCTCGAGCAGATCCAGAAAGACCCCAAGAACTCCCAAAATCTGGACTTCTCGTCAATCAACAGTCTCCAGTCTTTGATAGGTTCAAACGGGGTGCAAGTCAGTTCTGCTGGAACAACTGGCACCACAACTAGAGAGACCACTCCTCTTAGTACCACCAAAACTCGTGTGGCCAAGTCCACTACAGCTATCCCCCTAAGCGTCAGCAACAGCATCGTCGACGACGATTTCGTCTCGACGACGACCACCAAACCGCGAGTCTCTCTTCCTCCCGTCAAGTTGCGTCCAGTTCCGGGCATAGAAGACTCGGACACTCTAGTTCGAGGCCAGCTGATTAACGCCGCTGTCAACGTCACCAGAGCGATTTCCTCGTTTTTGGGAACTGCACTACAG GATGCAGCACACCAATTTACAAGAGTATTTTCAAGCGGTTCAGCAAATTTGAACGATTATTTCGGTTCTAGATTCGTTTTAACGAACATAACGAATATTAGCGGCGCGACTAGTAACGTTTAG